The Chanodichthys erythropterus isolate Z2021 chromosome 12, ASM2448905v1, whole genome shotgun sequence genome contains a region encoding:
- the LOC137031699 gene encoding CMRF35-like molecule 3: protein MWDVLLLFSSICTAVVVGARVTVTGHRGERVMIKCSYEPGYESYSKYFCKGKCIIGFKNIMVESGSPAEDERFSLTDDTTNRVFTVTITDLRTEDEGQYWCAVERTLPLADLYSEILLLVKQDNKTTEVSNTSSYFRTTDLNLQSTSMNHSGQTGHVSHSGSVIYVSAGLVIMVIIFFMTLMVWCRKRSKKPSRVSQSGPSQQVSDGLLPLNTTVEITAEDIDWNDHYYQEISKFQCKNSQSITIYSTAESPEDPMIYSTAEEPGDPMIYSTAEEPEDPMISTADKPDLTLCSTAEIPDDLTIYSTAEIPDDTTICR from the exons ATGTGGGACGTTCTGCTGCTCTTTTCCAGCATCTGTACAG CTGTTGTTGTAGGAGCTCGAGTTACAGTTACAGGACACAGAGGAGAGAGAGTTATGATCAAATGCTCATATGAACCTGGATATGAATCATATTCAAAGTATTTTTGTAAAGGAAAGTGCATCATTGGATTTAAAAACATCATGGTTGAATCAGGATCTCCAGCTGAAGACGAGAGATTCTCTCTGACTGACGACACGACCAACAGAGTTTTCACCGTCACCATCACTGATCTGAGAACAGAGGATGAAGGACAATACTGGTGTGCTGTGGAGAGGACTTTACCTTTAGCTGATCTCTATTCAGAGATTTTGTTGCTGGTTAAACAGG ATAACAAGACCACTGAAGTTTCAAACACATCATCATATTTCAGAACAACAGATCTGAATCTACAATCCACCAGCATGAATCACTCAGGTCAAACAG GTCACGTCTCACATTCAGGGTCTGTCATATACGTCAGTGCTGGGTTAGTCATCATGGTGATCATCTTCTTCATGACGCTGATGGTGTGGTGTAGGAAGAGAAGCAAGAAACCATCAAGAGTTTCACAATCAGGCCCTTCACAGCAAG TCTCTGATGGGCTTTTGCCTTTGAATACAACAGTAGAGATCACTGCAGAG GACATTGACTGGAATGACCATTATTATCAGGAAATCAGCAAGTTTCAGTGCAAGAACAGTCAAAGCATCACTATCTACTCAACAGCAGAAAGTCCAGAAGATCCAATGATCTACTCCACTGCAGAAGAACCAGGAGATCCAATGATCTACTCCACTGCAGAAGAACCAGAAGATCCAATGATCTCCACAGCAGATAAACCAGATTTAACGCTTTGCTCCACTGCAGAAATACCAGATGATTTGACGATCTACTCCACTGCAGAAATCCCAGATGATACAACGATCTGCAGATAA
- the LOC137031697 gene encoding CMRF35-like molecule 3 isoform X2: MWDVLLLFSSICTAVVVGAPVTVKGHRGERVMIKCSYEPGYESYSKYFCKGDCSFGNKNIMVKSGSKAKDKRFSLTDDKKKRVFTVTITDLRTEDAGQYWCAVERSLPLADLYSEILLKVNQDKKTTEVSTISPFSKTQSSFSTTDLNLQSVTQTESETARTENTTVELHQPTTNLASVAGGLGSVLLVLTLCSGTFLILKKRKMKCGTALVQLNVQHNTETDVAAVTSSPNQTPASHLNTHPEVSTVYATVTKQQHDSNPSHTNSTNQVTDPDCDYYANVKSPDPTQDSRTELIYVTATHPQNISTHPQIISRNEGVIYSVINSK, encoded by the exons ATGTGGGACGTTCTGCTGCTCTTTTCCAGCATCTGTACAG CTGTTGTTGTAGGAGCTCCAGTTACAGTTAAAGGACACAGAGGAGAGAGAGTTATGATCAAATGCTCATATGAACCTGGATATGAATCATATTCAAAGTATTTTTGTAAAGGTGACTGTAGCTTtggaaataaaaacatcatGGTTAAATCAGGATCTAAAGCTAAAGACAAGAGATTCTCTCTGACTGACGACAAGAAGAAGAGAGTTTTCACCGTCACCATCACTGATCTGAGAACAGAGGATGCAGGACAATACTGGTGTGCTGTGGAGAGGAGTTTACCTTTAGCTGATCTCTATTCAGAGATTTTGCTGAAGGTTAATCAGG ATAAAAAGACCACTGAAGTTTCAACCATCAGCCctttttcaaaaacacagtcGTCTTTCAGCACAACAGATCTGAATCTACAATCAG TCACTCAAACTGAAAGTGAAACAGCAAGAACAGAAAATACTACAGTTGAACTCCATCAGCCAACCACTA ACCTGGCTTCTGTTGCTGGCGGTCTGGGTTCGGTTCTGCTGGTTCTGACTCTGTGTTCTGGAACGTTCCTCATCCTGAAAAAGAGGAAAATGAAATGTGGGACAG CTTTAGTTCAGCTAAATGTGCAGCACAATACAGAG ACTGACGTCGCCGCGGTAACATCTTCACCCAATCAGACGCCTGCATCACACCTCAACACCCACCCAGAAGTCTCTACTGTTTACGCCACAGTAACCAAACAGCAGCATGATTCAAACCCCAGTCACACCAACTCGACCAATCAGGTGACAGATCCAGACTGTGATTATTATGCCAATGTAAAGTCACCTGACCCAACACAGGACAGCAGGACAGAACTGATCTATGTGACAGCAACACATCCACAAAACATCTCAACACATCCACAAATCATTTCAAGAAATGAGGGTGTGATATATTCAGTGATCAACAGTAAATAA
- the LOC137031697 gene encoding CMRF35-like molecule 6 isoform X1 produces the protein MWDVLLLFSSICTAVVVGAPVTVKGHRGERVMIKCSYEPGYESYSKYFCKGDCSFGNKNIMVKSGSKAKDKRFSLTDDKKKRVFTVTITDLRTEDAGQYWCAVERSLPLADLYSEILLKVNQDKKTTEVSTISPFSKTQSSFSTTDLNLQSVTQTESETARTENTTVELHQPTTTMRSDLASVAGGLGSVLLVLTLCSGTFLILKKRKMKCGTALVQLNVQHNTETDVAAVTSSPNQTPASHLNTHPEVSTVYATVTKQQHDSNPSHTNSTNQVTDPDCDYYANVKSPDPTQDSRTELIYVTATHPQNISTHPQIISRNEGVIYSVINSK, from the exons ATGTGGGACGTTCTGCTGCTCTTTTCCAGCATCTGTACAG CTGTTGTTGTAGGAGCTCCAGTTACAGTTAAAGGACACAGAGGAGAGAGAGTTATGATCAAATGCTCATATGAACCTGGATATGAATCATATTCAAAGTATTTTTGTAAAGGTGACTGTAGCTTtggaaataaaaacatcatGGTTAAATCAGGATCTAAAGCTAAAGACAAGAGATTCTCTCTGACTGACGACAAGAAGAAGAGAGTTTTCACCGTCACCATCACTGATCTGAGAACAGAGGATGCAGGACAATACTGGTGTGCTGTGGAGAGGAGTTTACCTTTAGCTGATCTCTATTCAGAGATTTTGCTGAAGGTTAATCAGG ATAAAAAGACCACTGAAGTTTCAACCATCAGCCctttttcaaaaacacagtcGTCTTTCAGCACAACAGATCTGAATCTACAATCAG TCACTCAAACTGAAAGTGAAACAGCAAGAACAGAAAATACTACAGTTGAACTCCATCAGCCAACCACTA CGATGCGTTCAGACCTGGCTTCTGTTGCTGGCGGTCTGGGTTCGGTTCTGCTGGTTCTGACTCTGTGTTCTGGAACGTTCCTCATCCTGAAAAAGAGGAAAATGAAATGTGGGACAG CTTTAGTTCAGCTAAATGTGCAGCACAATACAGAG ACTGACGTCGCCGCGGTAACATCTTCACCCAATCAGACGCCTGCATCACACCTCAACACCCACCCAGAAGTCTCTACTGTTTACGCCACAGTAACCAAACAGCAGCATGATTCAAACCCCAGTCACACCAACTCGACCAATCAGGTGACAGATCCAGACTGTGATTATTATGCCAATGTAAAGTCACCTGACCCAACACAGGACAGCAGGACAGAACTGATCTATGTGACAGCAACACATCCACAAAACATCTCAACACATCCACAAATCATTTCAAGAAATGAGGGTGTGATATATTCAGTGATCAACAGTAAATAA
- the LOC137031703 gene encoding uncharacterized protein: MIYNVYSEILLLIKEDKKTTEVSTISPFSKTQSSFSTTDLNLQSVTQTESETARTENTTVELHQPTTNLASVAGGLGSVLLVLTLCSGTILILKKRKRKCGTALVQQNVQHNTETDRIYEVIPNSDVAVVTSSSNQMPASHLSNRPELSTVYVTVTNQQPDSNLSHTHSTNQNDSPRTGTYAALDPKSRSSDVYNTLTTVHPRPALHQSGSIEYENP, translated from the exons ATGATTTATAATGTCTATTCagagattttgttgctgattaaAGAGG ATAAAAAGACCACTGAAGTTTCAACCATCAGCCctttttcaaaaacacagtcGTCTTTCAGCACAACAGATCTGAATCTACAATCAG TCACTCAAACTGAAAGTGAAACAGCAAGAACAGAAAATACTACAGTTGAACTCCATCAGCCAACCACTA ACCTGGCTTCTGTTGCTGGCGGTCTGGGTTCGGTTCTGCTGGTTCTGACTCTGTGTTCTGGAACAATCCTCATCCTGAAAAAGAGGAAAAGGAAATGTGGGACAG CTTTAGTTCAGCAAAATGTGCAGCACAATACAGAG ACTGACCGCATATATGAAGTAATTCCAAACAGTGATGTCGCTGTGGTAACATCTTCATCCAATCAGATGCCTGCATCACACCTCAGCAACCGCCCAGAACTCTCTACTGTTTACGTCACAGTAACCAATCAGCAGCCTGATTCAAACCTCAGTCACACCCACTCGACCAATCAG AATGATTCTCCCAGGACAGGAACATATGCAGCTCTTGACCCGAAGTCAAGATCTTCTGATGTGTACAACACACTCACA ACTGTCCATCCCAGACCTGCTCTTCACCAGTCAGGCTCTATTGAATATGAGAATCCATGA
- the LOC137031702 gene encoding CMRF35-like molecule 3 — translation MVCGCIFHQDHDLKQTSKPTQKCVTEHKTKLLPWPSQSPDLNPKENEWSELKRRSTSMEVESEGSGEILHEGMISDLSSDKLLSKLIMWDVLLLFSSICTAVVVGAPDTVTGHRGERVEIRCPYKPGYESNSKYFCKGDCLIIGFKNIMVESGSPAQDERFSLTDDTTNRVFTVTITDLRTEDKGLYWCVVERRTLITDLSLTDLYSEILLQVKQESKTDEVSTISPFPKTPSHFSTADLNPQSTDMNPTDHHVSAGAENYFCVED, via the exons ATGGTCTGTGGTTGTATCTTCCATCAGGACCATGAtctaaaacaaacatcaaaaccaacacaaaaatgtgtcactgaacacaaaaccaagcttctgccatggccatcccagtcccctgacctgaaccctaaagaaaatgagtggagtgaactgaaaaGAAGGAGCACCAGCATGGAggtggaatctgaaggatctggagagattctgcatgaaggaatgatctctgatctctcctcag ATAAGCTCTTATCAAAGTTGATCATGTGGGACGTTCTGCTGCTCTTTTCCAGCATCTGTACAG CTGTTGTTGTAGGGGCTCCAGATACAGTTACAGGACACAGAGGAGAGAGAGTTGAGATCAGATGCCCATATAAACCTGGATATGAATCAAATTCAAAGTATTTTTGTAAAGGGGACTGTCTCATCATTGGATTTAAAAACATCATGGTTGAATCAGGATCTCCAGCTCAAGACGAGAGATTCTCTCTGACTGACGACACGACCAACAGAGTTTTCACCGTCACCATCACTGATCTGAGAACAGAGGATAAAGGACTATACTGGTGTGTTGTGGAGAGGAGGACTTTAATTACTGATTTGTCTTTAACTGATCTCTATTCAGAGATTTTGTTGCAGGTTAAACAGG AATCAAAGACCGATGAGGTTTCAACCATCAGCCCTTTCCCTAAAACACCATCACATTTCAGTACAGCAGATCTGAATCCACAATCCACCGATATGAACCCCACAGATCATCATGTCTCAGCAG GCGCTGAAAACTACTTCTGTGTTGAAGATTGA
- the LOC137031700 gene encoding CMRF35-like molecule 3, with the protein MNIILTFTLLMIPDVVSSTSVTGYSGSEVMIKCTYDKGYRRNTKYFCKRQWLVCSDLIKTDIEDKWVDAGRFSLYDDTRSAVFTVTIRNLTELDSDTYYCAVDIPKEIDFYTEVNLNIITEQNTLPPSLSTSSSPSSIQTTLVSLSSQPSSTSSGFTSALPSISNGSSLIIGVSVILLLLITVFVSCTVTLYKRHTQDPDSASEISEPGTENSEAVHQTLYEEIKDTRLHTDCKTTQLPIKPSDSCSTVYDTSQLPINPAVKWHKQCNNQLPTNPSETRTIYATSQLPITPSDTNTVYANIEQCRSSHSIILY; encoded by the exons ATGAACATCATCTTGACTTTTACTCTGCTCATGATTCCTG ATGTCGTGAGCTCCACCAGTGTGACAGGATATTCAGGGTCTGAAGTCATGATCAAATGCACGTATGATAAAGGATATAGAAGAAATACAAAGTATTTTTGTAAAAGACAGTGGCTAGTATGTTCTGACCTCATCAAGACTGATATTGAAGATAAATGGGTTGATGCTGGAAGATTTTCTCTGTATGACGACACAAGATCAGCAGTCTTCACTGTGACCATCAGAAATCTGACTGAACTGGATTCTGACACGTACTACTGTGCCGTTGATATTCCTAAAGAAATAGATTTCTACACTGAAGTGAATCTGAACATTATAACAG AACAAAACACACTTCCACCATCCTTGTCAActtcatcatcaccatcatcaatCCAAACTACACTCGTTTCACTAAGTTCCCAGCCATCATCAACATCTAGTGGTTTCACATCAGCTCTTCCATCTATCTCAAATG GTTCGTCTCTGATCATTGGTGTTTCTGTGATTCTGCTTCTGCTCATCACTGTATTCGTATCATGCACAGTGACTCTTTATAAGCGTCATACTCAAG accCTGATTCAGCCTCTGAAATATCTGAACCTGGAACAGAAAACAGTGAAGCG GTTCATCAAACGCTGTATGAGGAGATTAAAGACACCAGACTTCACACTGACTGCAAAACCACCCAGTTACCCATAAAACCCTCTGATTCTTGTAGCACTGTTTATGATACTTCCCAATTACCCATAAACCCTGCTGTGAAGTGGCATAAACAGTGCAATAATCAGTTACCCACAAATCCCTCTGAAACTAGAACTATTTATGCTACTTCACAATTACCCATAACCCCCTCTGATACTAATACAGTTTACGCTAACATTGAACAGTGCAGAAGTTCACACTCCATCATCCTGTACTGA